In Bombyx mori chromosome 15, ASM3026992v2, the sequence ATAATGTTCTAGTTGCAGACTATTGTCATTCCTGTAAAACTTAAAAACCCGTATtgttttcacaattttttttctcttcgcttttttttttattgcctttgtatcgTATTCGCTTATCACACTTTGTATTCGCTTATCACTATTTTTTTACTTCAGAATGGGGGGGCCAATATTAAACCTGTAGCTCGACCAAGTATTCATTATCACAAAGGCTATTGCCCATTTGCTTGTGGGGAATTCACAATGGATGGGAATAGAGTTTCCAGAAGTATATCACCAATTGGAGAGAATTTGGCTAACACAGAAGGCTATGGGCAAGATGAACTTGATAATACTATCAGGTAATATATATTGCTATGAACCATTGGAATGGTCTTTATTACTAAAActtaaaactttattattagggtttttgaaaaagaaaaataaataataatggacATTGTGAAAATATTACTTTGACATTTTTGTAGTAATTATTAAAATCTTCCGGattatcttattaaaatcttCAGGAGATTAACACAATACAGAATTCTCAAAACCTCTATGCATTACATTATAGGAAAGCACAGTAAAATCCCATATAGACTTGTGATTCCCATCACTCATCTCACTCACTAATGAGTGATTTGTTCTGATGAAATGTTCCGATCACCCTCACACACAATACACTTTGTATATTGCTTTCTCTTACCTTTTACTTAGGTCTGTTGATATTTTACAAATATCCCCCATTTTTacttaatattgtttgtatatCACAATATTATTAGAAATAGGTAATTAAATGTGTAGATAAATCCAAAATAAAAGAGGAATTCCCAACAAGAAGTAAATGATAAAAAAGGTAGAAGAAACATACTGTAAATTAATTAGATCTGTCTTAGATGTCTTATACAATACcctacaataaattttaatatatatcaaagaataaataattatagcaTTATTCAGAATAAACCGTTCCTAACACAGTTTACTTTAAACTTCAAtagattaaactaaaaaaactgattaatagtaatttctataaattttataatgtattgtcaattgtcataCCCTAAAATAGGTATACATAAATTACCATATCAGTTCTTTTTCAAATGTAAATCAATATAAATCAAATGGTCATGAAGATATTTGAACGGAATAAACTTCAGAAAATTTTCCATTGGTGGTGATTACTGTCTATTAGTTGAGATAATTATGGATCAAAAAATCAGCCACATTTAAATTGGATACTATTTTCTGTAGTGATAAATGTTTTTGTCTACTTTACAAGTATAATTAGTATTTATACACCAGTCTAATTCAAATTGCCTTTATTTCAGTAAGCATGCTCATCCAATAGACGTACCTAGGAAGCCCATAACTAGAAGGCAGAGTTCAGTTGATCCCCAAATAGAAAATCGTTTTTGTAAGAATGAgaggtaattaattaattttatttggattATCAGCATGTTATCATTTCATCAGTCACACAATTCACTGCTTTGCTTTTAAtctatattcaaattatttaaaacatgttCCATTAATAAACGAAATGTTTAAGTTAGTATTAGTAAATCTAGTATGTTTaccaaaaaaatcaacaaaaactGATACACATAGCTATAAATCGTGGCATCATCACTGCTTTTAAGAAATGTAGCTTACTTAAAATGGCATATGGTTAGTAGTGACTAATgatttggtaatttttttattgcagtgaAATTCTTTCAAAATCTTTACCTGCCTATTTTCCGTCTCATCTTGATTTCAGTAGCAATTCTGAAATGGAAAACAGTGAACTACATTTGAGTAATGTTTCTAATAGTTCATCGAACACTATTAGAAGCAGAAGTTATTTTGATGAGAGTCAAAATGAAACTGGATCTTTTACAAAACATCAAGAAAGTTTTTATCGTGAACAAGAGACTAAGAATAGCTTCATAGTTCAGACAAGCATAGTCATTTCTGCTTTTGTTATGATTATTTTTAGTGTCAATTATAGTAACGTTTTAAATAACAAGAATGAAATACTTCCATCTAGTATTAAGTatgataaaaatagttttaatcgtGATATGTACAATTTAGGAGAAAAGTACAATGTTGATGAGGATTCAATTCTCCAATTGCAAACAGGTaagattatttaatttgtagTTTTTTATCGTCATTTTGTGGtccattatgtttattttttaagtacagatttcattagaaaatttagtaTCTGCCTGCGGATTTCGAATACCTGCAaaatcgcatcgctcgatacgaatttAACCAGGTGTCTTTTCCATTAGGCCATGACGTCAAAATGCTTATTAAACTTTAGTCAATGTAGCAATAAACTAAATACCAATTATTTCTTTGAATTTCAAGTTATTGAAACCGCCTCAGTAATTCACCTGTCATCATGTGACCCGCATGCTCGTCCACTtgttatattaataagtgaaataaatataaattgtgaTTGAAATTGCTGAAAatctaattacatttttatttctattaaatgtataatacaTAATCAAATAGAATAAGTATTCAGatcataatgtttttatttattttttagatggatggacgagctcacagcccacctggtgttaagtggttactggatcccatagacatctacaacgtaaatgcgccacccacctcgagatatgagttctaaggtctcagtatagttacaacggctaccccacccttcgaaccgaaacgcattactgcttcacggcggaaataggcggggtggtggtacctacccgtgcggactcccaagaggtcctaccaccagtgattacgcaaattataattttgcgggtttggtttttattacacgatgttattccttcaccgtggaagtcaatcgtgaacatttgttgagtacgtatttcattagaaaaattggtacccgcctgcgggattcgaacaccggtgcatcgctacatacgaatgcaccggacgtcttatcctttaggccacgacgacgacaaatgTGCATAAACTAAAGCCTAATTATGTGCATAAACTATAGCCTAATTATGTGCATAAACTAAAGCCTAATTATGTGCATAAACTAAAgcctaatgaaatataatatacatttcaGGGATATCATCGAtttcagaaaaaaaagacaccgattcatttatatttgtttataacagTAAAAATATGGAATTTGATTCCAATGCCTTCaatgaatttataaatgaaGTCGCCTTGGTCTCAGCAAAATTTTTGCGTAAGTGCTTcttaacaatataatatatttttttagtctaCCAAACAAGAATTTCTAAtttgttatataatataatttctaatcagattacaaatattttattctgtAAATTTCTATTCAATATCAATTTTTAATGGAATATTATTCTTCCTCTGCCGCGTCCTAGCCTCGCAAAACTGAGAGTAAGAATCCTAAATAACTActtattatcatattttattaattattttaaaaaaaggatcAATATGAAGATTATTAGTCGCATACTTAGCCATTCAAATGTTACAAAATGTTGTCACACAAGAAAGAGCTTCATCAGGAATCACTCGCGTGTTTATAATGATCTAAGAAAaacatcaaaatataaaaataaaaaaaacaatttacaggTAATGAAAGCTCAACAGTCCGCCACATAGTTGTAGATACTTCCTCTCTTGTGCTACAAGATTCGGCGGAACTTATTACTAAGTATATGGATGAGGTAGCTAAAGACGGTGTAATGTTAATGACTAAAATAGACTCTCTACCATCATCATTAGCTATGGCTTTACACTATTATTGCGATGAATACAATCCTTTAGCTAAAAAAAGTGCTATATTCTTCACATTAGACCTCAGCAATTGTTCAGGTGAGCAAATTTTTCCATTGCCATAGGTTTAATCATCATTATCAATCAAGGGATAATTGTTGATAACAAAATAGTTTCATCAAGAATTTACTAAAGAATCCACTTGAATGGTGTGatgacaaaataatattaatgagtAGGTCAACAGTTCAATTAATTCATTATGTCTATCTAGTGCCTACCCATAATATTAATTCTCAtaactagtaataaataataattgcaatTTCTCTGGTGCATAAGGGATTATCGGAAGCCACTTTTTTTCAAGATTGAATACTAACTAAAGACCCGTtttgttttctaattaaaattcgaataagaccatttattataattttatataatgaacAGCGAAAAGACAATAGGCGAGTCCACAAAGAGCGAGGAACCTCTCGAGGCATCATTGCGAGGCTGCTGCGCTCGGCAAGTCAGAGCCGTTTGTTCGTTCATCCAGTTTAGagagagaagaaaaaaaacttaaaggaAGACTATTGAACTGGAGTTCCTTTTAAATttggttttattgtattttttccaGATCAAATGCCAACTCATAGTCATGTAGAGAAATGTCTTGCAAGCAAATGGAAGAGTGTCCCATCAGCCAACATCGGTCCCTTGCTAAGTAGAGTTGTTAGCGTACTAATTGATGTTACCAGTACTTTTTAAGCTAAAACCACTATCCAATTGAACTGAtggtaataagtaataataaataatatatgagtGCTGTTCATTTCCTGGTAGTAGGCACAACCATCCAGCCTGTGCCTATTGTGAAGTATATATGCATACAGGTTTGAAAAATGAGATGGCCATGAAATGTGGATAACAACATTAAAGTTTTAATATCTAAAAGTTCCAGCAACAAATTAATGAaagtgctgagcttattttcaaatattttgcagaaattacTAAAGGGTTTCTTTTGAAAAAAGTACCTTATAAAAAATGCAacttaagaaaaacaaaaatcaatgcaaaatttaccagcaaaatattttaatactttatttataaatgttattaaaatcgTTATACTACAATTCGTATAGGTCAATACCTAATGCCTTTAATCAAACTGCACAAATAGTCAGTATTCTGATGCTTCGAATTTTATACGaattaatagagagtcgatctaaCGACAGTATGCGCTCAAAGGGTTCAGTTAACTGAAGCTGGTTGGACGATCTATGCAATAGTAGTACTTACCCTACAGGAATGTAACATGtatattataacatatttatGATTGAAAATGTTATTACCACAGTGAACTTATTGGGTATTTGTTACtattacaaaaacataattaagaaaattaaatacctatatatattattatgtatttattcttGATGAGAGTGTAGCGATTGCATGTTTCAATGAATGTTTAAATATAGTGAGATTGCTTGTgatataattgttttgtttcgaaGCCAAGACACATAATGTTACTTACTTCCAATATAATTTTAGCctagttaattaattattttataaatatcttattttaaatttatttactcaGTCAGAAGTGCAAgaattgttagtaaaataatgTGCAACGAAATTCCTGTTCGATGAAGAGAAGCTTTGATTATTTGCTGGGTGTCAATCTGTTGTTACCAACATTAAACCTTTGTCTTCACAAAAACATTTTGATATTTCTAAAATGGTTGCCCCAGATTTGAATGGTTCTccagttaaatttaattttatgaaaataattgtgACAGGTACCTAAATAGAATCAtaaattgatattaaataatttccaAACTGAGTGGGCAGGGTCTTATTTCAcattgaatttattaattttattaatcatgCATAATAAATTGTGATAATTCttgttacattaaattttttgtaaatacataattttgttATAACTTTCCCGGGTTTATTTCTGCTGCTACTTGCAGGCAGACGTCCTAAAAACTTTTCATTTAACTACAGTGCCACCTACTTAGGTGCAATTATGGAGCTGCTCAAGTACCCactcaacataaaaaaaaacaataaaacccgTCACCACAGCAAAACCTGATATATGAtcactttattaataaaaacaacatagAGGCCGATTGCAACGCCACATAGTTtccatcattattttatttcgtaaGTACTTTTTAAGTTGCGTAGTCACGTAATGACCAACGAATAGTATTCAAATAACCCCTTGATTCCGTgcaggtcaccggtgccctacgtagCGCACTAAAGTAATGATgccgatttctgttactaaggcgccggaaggCCTACTAGACCAGGGCCGAAGTTAGGGGAGGGCAACCGGGGCGAAAGCCCCGGGGCCTCCACAATAGACTGGcaaaaaatctttcaaatgcCGACAAGTAAACACTAATACACATCTTTTCCTTACTTCGAAGTTTAATTTCAGATAACTCTTGTCTTCGATTATATTTATGACGTTTGCTAAATACTAAGAGAATCTacgtgctctgaggaattgttcgagatgataccggcatctcgtttttaccatcgcaccgcccgccaccggagtagagttcatccatactacctggagccactgcggtca encodes:
- the LOC101746576 gene encoding uncharacterized protein LOC101746576 isoform X1, whose protein sequence is MSNIEQGSNGGANIKPVARPSIHYHKGYCPFACGEFTMDGNRVSRSISPIGENLANTEGYGQDELDNTISKHAHPIDVPRKPITRRQSSVDPQIENRFCKNESEILSKSLPAYFPSHLDFSSNSEMENSELHLSNVSNSSSNTIRSRSYFDESQNETGSFTKHQESFYREQETKNSFIVQTSIVISAFVMIIFSVNYSNVLNNKNEILPSSIKYDKNSFNRDMYNLGEKYNVDEDSILQLQTGISSISEKKDTDSFIFVYNSKNMEFDSNAFNEFINEVALVSAKFLRNESSTVRHIVVDTSSLVLQDSAELITKYMDEVAKDGVMLMTKIDSLPSSLAMALHYYCDEYNPLAKKSAIFFTLDLSNCSDQMPTHSHVEKCLASKWKSVPSANIGPLLSRVVSVLIDVTSTF
- the LOC101746576 gene encoding uncharacterized protein LOC101746576 isoform X2: MSNIEQGSNGGANIKPVARPSIHYHKGYCPFACGEFTMDGNRVSRSISPIGENLANTEGYGQDELDNTISKHAHPIDVPRKPITRRQSSVDPQIENRFCKNESSNSEMENSELHLSNVSNSSSNTIRSRSYFDESQNETGSFTKHQESFYREQETKNSFIVQTSIVISAFVMIIFSVNYSNVLNNKNEILPSSIKYDKNSFNRDMYNLGEKYNVDEDSILQLQTGISSISEKKDTDSFIFVYNSKNMEFDSNAFNEFINEVALVSAKFLRNESSTVRHIVVDTSSLVLQDSAELITKYMDEVAKDGVMLMTKIDSLPSSLAMALHYYCDEYNPLAKKSAIFFTLDLSNCSDQMPTHSHVEKCLASKWKSVPSANIGPLLSRVVSVLIDVTSTF